Proteins encoded within one genomic window of Bombus vancouverensis nearcticus chromosome 4, iyBomVanc1_principal, whole genome shotgun sequence:
- the Npc1a gene encoding Niemann-Pick type C-1a isoform X4 has translation MYWFYVFYRGHRRTLTDASMSRLNVIIFVLGAWNLINAVSATQDGQCIWYGECYADIYMHKKNCPYTGPPKLLDNEGQKLLAKNCPHLMIDSGNGINTCCDTNQLKTMDQNIKLASNFLNRCPSCLDNLVKHFCEFTCSPVQSKFINVTEIQTEKNVKYVNGIDIYITNKYMEGTFNSCNKVSVPSTGQLAMDLMCGIWGASRCTTLKWFHYMGDAANNQYVPFQITYKNTDEPVGSFIPVDPKITPCNKALNKNTPACSCVDCEASCPVPPSPPPLPTPFTIFGYDGYAVMMIITFVCGSALFILSIVCFNNRKQIVARGEEVGRQVGRRLAAGLHHPGDGARIALAADQEDSPLQSKRSSVISADDLPSGFDDEEQSTFIEKLGAGTDKLLAEFFCWWGTACASRPWFVLFVGFLFIISLGHGIKYIHVTTDPVELWAAPQSRSRIEKEYFDQHFEPFYRTEQIIITSIGLPNIVHNTSNGPVIFGPVFNDTFLKTVYKLQEEIKKITTPNNFTLANICFAPLTSPFTGPPTVSQCVIQSIWGYWQDSVEAFDYTTVDDDNFTVNYLDHFRVCSQNAYNPECLAPYGGPVEPAIAVGGFLSPGQDLQNPSYEKATAVILSILVNNYHNKSKLHPAMEWEMSYVKFMKNWIATKKPAFMDIAFTSERSIEDELNRESQSDVLTILVSYIIMFAYIAISLGQIKNCSRLLIDSKITLGLGGVLLVLASVVCSVGLFGFVGIPATLIIIEVIPFLVLAVGVDNIFILVQTHQRESRRPNESIPEHIGRILGQVGPSMLLTSVSESCCFFLGGLSDMPAVKAFALYAGMALLVDFVLQVTCFVSLLALDTVRQANNKLDVCCFIRGSKKDDGEEVVNGILYKLFKVVYVPLLLKKWVRAFVMIVFFGWICSSIAVVPHIEIGLDQELSMPEDSFVLKYFKFLNSYLSIGPPMYFVVKEGLNYSNKDIQNLVCGGQYCNNDSVSTQIFIASKQSNRTYIAKPASSWLDDYIDWSQLSMCCKYFVSNDSFCPHTGSSKYCSSCNITTNNIGRPIPTDFERYVSFFLQDNPDEMCAKAGHAAYGHGVNYVTDLETGLSKVGASYFMAYHTILKTSADYYESMRAARAISANITETINNYLRSIGDSSTVEVFPYSIFYVFYEQYLTMWPDTLYSIGISLFAIFVVTFLLMGLDIFSSVIVVITIMMIVVNIGGLMYWWHITLNAVSLVNLVMAVGIAVEFCSHLVHSFSVSVKTTRVERVADALTNMGSSIFSGITLTKFGGIIVLGFARSQIFKVFYFRMYLGIVLFGAAHGLIFLPVLLSYIGTPMNREKLANHKRAMQGNLDNVQETSLNHRA, from the exons GTATCTGCAACACAAGATGGTCAGTGTATTTGGTATGGAGAATGTTACGCAGACATATATATGCACAAAAAGAATTGCCCTTATACAGGACCACCTAAGTTATTGGATAACGAAGGTCAAAAACTATTGGCTAAAAATTGTCCTCATTTAATGATTGATTCTGGAAATGGGATTAATACCTGCTGCGATACAAATCAGTTAAAAACAATGGATCAAAATATTAAGCTAGCATCTAATTTTTTAAACAGATGTCCTAGCTGTTTGGATAATTTAGTAAAGCATTTCTGTGAATTTACTTGTAGCCCAGTACAAAGCAAGTTTATCAACGTTACAGAAATACAAACAGAGAAAA atgtAAAATATGTCAATggcatagatatatatataacaaataagtATATGGAAGGTACATTTAATTCTTGTAACAAAGTATCAGTACCTAGCACTGGACAATTAGCAATGGATTTAATGTGTGGCATATGGGGAGCTAGTAGATGTACCACATTAAAATGGTTCCATTATATGGGTGATGCAGCAAATAATCAATATGTACCATTTCAAATTACATATAAAAATACTGATGAACCTGTAGGTTCATTTATTCCTGTAGACCCTAAAATTACTCCTTGTAATAAAGCAttaaat AAAAATACTCCAGCATGCAGTTGTGTAGACTGCGAAGCCAGTTGCCCAGTACCACCATCACCACCTCCCTTACCAACACCTTTCACCATTTTTGGCTATGATGGCTATGCTGTAATGATGATCATTACTTTTGTGTGTGGTTCAGCTCTTTTCATCTTATCCATTGTATGCTTCAATAATAGAAAACAAATTG TTGCACGAGGTGAGGAAGTAGGAAGGCAGGTGGGTAGACGCCTAGCCGCAGGGTTACACCACCCAGGAGATGGTGCTCGTATTGCTCTCGCCGCAGACCAAGAAGACAGCCCACTTCAATCTAAACGTTCCA GTGTGATATCTGCAGATGATTTGCCGAGCGGATTCGACGATGAAGAACAATCAACATTCATCGAAAAATTAGGTGCAGGCACCGACAAACTGTTAGCAGAATTCTTTTGTTGGTGGGGTACAG caTGCGCATCACGACCGTGGTTTGTCCTTTTCGTTGGTTTCTTATTTATCATTAGTTTGGGACatggaataaaatatatacatgttACCACTGATCCAGTTGAATTATGGGCTGCTCCACAATCTCGATCACGAATTGAAAAAGAATATTTCGATCAACATTTTGAACCATTCTATAGAACTGAACAAATAATTATAACATCAATTGGTTTGCCGAAC ATTGTACATAATACATCCAATGGTCCAGTTATCTTTGGTCCTGTATTTAATGATACCTTCCTCAAAACTGTTTACAAAttacaagaagaaataaagaagATAACAACTCCAAATAATTTTACTTTAGCAAACATATGTTTTGCTCCATTAACCAGTCCGTTTACGGGACCGCCAACAGTATCACAATGTGTCATTCAAAGTATTTGGGGATATTGGCAAGACAGTGTAGAAGCTTTCGATTACACTACTGTAGATGATGATAATTTTACAGTAAATTATTTAGATCACTTCAGAGTTTGTTCGCA aaATGCATATAATCCTGAATGTCTGGCACCTTATGGTGGTCCTGTGGAACCAGCAATTGCAGTTGGGGGATTTTTATCACCAGGTCAAGATCTCCAGAATCCTTCATATGAGAAAGCCACAGCAGTAATTTTATCTATACTAGTAAATAATTATCATAATAAATCCAAGTTACATCCAGCAATGGAATGGGAAATGAG TTACGtcaaatttatgaaaaattggaTAGCGACAAAGAAACCAGCATTTATGGATATTGCTTTTACCTCAGAACGTTCAATAGAGGATGAATTGAATCGTGAATCTCAATCAGATGTTTTAACTATTCTTGTctcatatattattatgtttGCATATATTGCGATTTCTCTTGGGCAGATAAAAAATTGCAGTCGACTTTTg ATCGATTCTAAAATTACTCTTGGCCTTGGTGGTGTACTTTTGGTATTGGCCTCTGTTGTTTGTTCTGTCGGTTTATTTGGTTTTGTTGGCATTCCGGCTACGCTCATTATTATTGAAGTCATACCATTCCTTGTCCTTGCTGTTGGAGTAGACAATATTTTCATACTTGTCCAAACACATCAAAGGGAAAGCCGTCGTCCTAATGAATCAATACCTGAACATATCGGTCGTATTCTCGGCCAAGTGGGACCAAGCATGTTACTTACCAGTGTGTCAGAAAGTTGTTGTTTCTTCCTTG GTGGATTATCTGATATGCCTGCCGTTAAAGCTTTTGCTCTATATGCCGGTATGGCATTATTGGTAGATTTTGTGCTACAAGTAACCTGTTTTGTTAGCTTATTAGCACTGGATACTGTTCGTCAAGCA aacAATAAACTTGATGTATGTTGTTTTATTCGTGGATCGAAGAAAGACGACGGGGAGGAAGTAGTAAACGGAATTTTGTATAAACTTTTCAAAGTTGTGTATGTTCCACTATTGTTGAAAAAATGGGTGCGTGCATTTGTTATGATAGTATTTTTTGGATGGATTTGTTCAAGCATTGCGGTTGTTCCGCACATTGAAATTGGTCTAGATCAGGAACTTTCTATGCCTGAAGATAGTTTCgtcttgaaatatttcaaa TTTTTAAATAGTTACTTATCTATTGGACCACCAATGTACTTTGTTGTAAAAGaaggattaaattattctaACAAAGATATACAGAATCTTGTATGTGGCGGTCAATATTGTAATAACGATTCGGTATCGACTCAAATATTTATAGCATCAAAACAATCAAATAG GACATACATAGCAAAACCTGCATCATCATGGCTAGATGATTATATCGACTGGTCTCAATTGTCGATGTGTTGcaaatattttgtttcaaatGATTCTTTCTGTCCGCATACAG gaTCTAGTAAATATTGCTCTTCGTGTAATATCACCACAAATAATATTGGAAGACCTATACCAACAGACTTTGAACGATATGTATCATTTTTCTTGCAAGATAATCCTGATGAAATGTGCGCTAAAGCAGGTCATGCTGCTTATGGTCACGGTGTTAACTATGTTACTGACCTTGAAACAGGCCTGTCGAAAGTCGGGGCGTCCTATTTTATGGCTTACCATACTATATTAAAAACATCCGCCGATTATTACGAATCGATGAGAGCTGCAAGAGCTATATCAGCAAATATAACAGAGACGATTAACAACTATTTAAGAAGTATCGGTGACAGTTCAACCGTTGAGGTGTTTCCATACAGcatattttatgttttttacGAGCAGTACTTAACAATGTGGCCGgacacgttatatagtataggGATATCCTTATTTGCTATCTTCGTGGTAACTTTCCTTTTGATGGGTTTGGACATATTTTCCTCTGTTATTGTTGTAATTACCATTATGATGATTGTCGTTAATATTGGTGGTTTAATGTATTGGTGGCACATAACATTAAATGCAGTATCCCTCGTTAATCTTGTTATG GCTGTTGGAATTGCCGTTGAATTTTGCAGTCATTTAGTACACTCCTTCTCAGTATCAGTAAAAACAACACGTGTTGAAAGGGTTGCTGATGCATTGACGAATATGGGAAGTTCAATTTTTAGCGGTATCACTCTTACAAAGTTTGGTGGAATTATAGTACTCGGTTTTGCTAGAAGCCAAATCTTTAAG GTATTCTACTTCAGAATGTACCTGGGTATTGTGTTGTTTGGGGCTGCACATGGTCTAATATTCCTGCCAGTATTATTAAGTTACATTG GCACACCAATGAACAGAGAAAAGTTAGCAAATCACAAGAGAGCAATGCAAGGAAATCTGGACAACGTACAGGAGACTTCCTTGAATCATCGC GCGTGA
- the Npc1a gene encoding Niemann-Pick type C-1a isoform X3 translates to MYWFYVFYRGHRRTLTDASMSRLNVIIFVLGAWNLINAVSATQDGQCIWYGECYADIYMHKKNCPYTGPPKLLDNEGQKLLAKNCPHLMIDSGNGINTCCDTNQLKTMDQNIKLASNFLNRCPSCLDNLVKHFCEFTCSPVQSKFINVTEIQTEKNVKYVNGIDIYITNKYMEGTFNSCNKVSVPSTGQLAMDLMCGIWGASRCTTLKWFHYMGDAANNQYVPFQITYKNTDEPVGSFIPVDPKITPCNKALNKNTPACSCVDCEASCPVPPSPPPLPTPFTIFGYDGYAVMMIITFVCGSALFILSIVCFNNRKQIVARGEEVGRQVGRRLAAGLHHPGDGARIALAADQEDSPLQSKRSNDLPSGFDDEEQSTFIEKLGAGTDKLLAEFFCWWGTACASRPWFVLFVGFLFIISLGHGIKYIHVTTDPVELWAAPQSRSRIEKEYFDQHFEPFYRTEQIIITSIGLPNIVHNTSNGPVIFGPVFNDTFLKTVYKLQEEIKKITTPNNFTLANICFAPLTSPFTGPPTVSQCVIQSIWGYWQDSVEAFDYTTVDDDNFTVNYLDHFRVCSQNAYNPECLAPYGGPVEPAIAVGGFLSPGQDLQNPSYEKATAVILSILVNNYHNKSKLHPAMEWEMSYVKFMKNWIATKKPAFMDIAFTSERSIEDELNRESQSDVLTILVSYIIMFAYIAISLGQIKNCSRLLIDSKITLGLGGVLLVLASVVCSVGLFGFVGIPATLIIIEVIPFLVLAVGVDNIFILVQTHQRESRRPNESIPEHIGRILGQVGPSMLLTSVSESCCFFLGGLSDMPAVKAFALYAGMALLVDFVLQVTCFVSLLALDTVRQANNKLDVCCFIRGSKKDDGEEVVNGILYKLFKVVYVPLLLKKWVRAFVMIVFFGWICSSIAVVPHIEIGLDQELSMPEDSFVLKYFKFLNSYLSIGPPMYFVVKEGLNYSNKDIQNLVCGGQYCNNDSVSTQIFIASKQSNRTYIAKPASSWLDDYIDWSQLSMCCKYFVSNDSFCPHTGSSKYCSSCNITTNNIGRPIPTDFERYVSFFLQDNPDEMCAKAGHAAYGHGVNYVTDLETGLSKVGASYFMAYHTILKTSADYYESMRAARAISANITETINNYLRSIGDSSTVEVFPYSIFYVFYEQYLTMWPDTLYSIGISLFAIFVVTFLLMGLDIFSSVIVVITIMMIVVNIGGLMYWWHITLNAVSLVNLVMAVGIAVEFCSHLVHSFSVSVKTTRVERVADALTNMGSSIFSGITLTKFGGIIVLGFARSQIFKVFYFRMYLGIVLFGAAHGLIFLPVLLSYIGVMSRRGRRKAHECASRARNESRSQVCGPDSPLLQNDNNQYPTTSYASVNSIEQLHQVTF, encoded by the exons GTATCTGCAACACAAGATGGTCAGTGTATTTGGTATGGAGAATGTTACGCAGACATATATATGCACAAAAAGAATTGCCCTTATACAGGACCACCTAAGTTATTGGATAACGAAGGTCAAAAACTATTGGCTAAAAATTGTCCTCATTTAATGATTGATTCTGGAAATGGGATTAATACCTGCTGCGATACAAATCAGTTAAAAACAATGGATCAAAATATTAAGCTAGCATCTAATTTTTTAAACAGATGTCCTAGCTGTTTGGATAATTTAGTAAAGCATTTCTGTGAATTTACTTGTAGCCCAGTACAAAGCAAGTTTATCAACGTTACAGAAATACAAACAGAGAAAA atgtAAAATATGTCAATggcatagatatatatataacaaataagtATATGGAAGGTACATTTAATTCTTGTAACAAAGTATCAGTACCTAGCACTGGACAATTAGCAATGGATTTAATGTGTGGCATATGGGGAGCTAGTAGATGTACCACATTAAAATGGTTCCATTATATGGGTGATGCAGCAAATAATCAATATGTACCATTTCAAATTACATATAAAAATACTGATGAACCTGTAGGTTCATTTATTCCTGTAGACCCTAAAATTACTCCTTGTAATAAAGCAttaaat AAAAATACTCCAGCATGCAGTTGTGTAGACTGCGAAGCCAGTTGCCCAGTACCACCATCACCACCTCCCTTACCAACACCTTTCACCATTTTTGGCTATGATGGCTATGCTGTAATGATGATCATTACTTTTGTGTGTGGTTCAGCTCTTTTCATCTTATCCATTGTATGCTTCAATAATAGAAAACAAATTG TTGCACGAGGTGAGGAAGTAGGAAGGCAGGTGGGTAGACGCCTAGCCGCAGGGTTACACCACCCAGGAGATGGTGCTCGTATTGCTCTCGCCGCAGACCAAGAAGACAGCCCACTTCAATCTAAACGTTCCA ATGATTTGCCGAGCGGATTCGACGATGAAGAACAATCAACATTCATCGAAAAATTAGGTGCAGGCACCGACAAACTGTTAGCAGAATTCTTTTGTTGGTGGGGTACAG caTGCGCATCACGACCGTGGTTTGTCCTTTTCGTTGGTTTCTTATTTATCATTAGTTTGGGACatggaataaaatatatacatgttACCACTGATCCAGTTGAATTATGGGCTGCTCCACAATCTCGATCACGAATTGAAAAAGAATATTTCGATCAACATTTTGAACCATTCTATAGAACTGAACAAATAATTATAACATCAATTGGTTTGCCGAAC ATTGTACATAATACATCCAATGGTCCAGTTATCTTTGGTCCTGTATTTAATGATACCTTCCTCAAAACTGTTTACAAAttacaagaagaaataaagaagATAACAACTCCAAATAATTTTACTTTAGCAAACATATGTTTTGCTCCATTAACCAGTCCGTTTACGGGACCGCCAACAGTATCACAATGTGTCATTCAAAGTATTTGGGGATATTGGCAAGACAGTGTAGAAGCTTTCGATTACACTACTGTAGATGATGATAATTTTACAGTAAATTATTTAGATCACTTCAGAGTTTGTTCGCA aaATGCATATAATCCTGAATGTCTGGCACCTTATGGTGGTCCTGTGGAACCAGCAATTGCAGTTGGGGGATTTTTATCACCAGGTCAAGATCTCCAGAATCCTTCATATGAGAAAGCCACAGCAGTAATTTTATCTATACTAGTAAATAATTATCATAATAAATCCAAGTTACATCCAGCAATGGAATGGGAAATGAG TTACGtcaaatttatgaaaaattggaTAGCGACAAAGAAACCAGCATTTATGGATATTGCTTTTACCTCAGAACGTTCAATAGAGGATGAATTGAATCGTGAATCTCAATCAGATGTTTTAACTATTCTTGTctcatatattattatgtttGCATATATTGCGATTTCTCTTGGGCAGATAAAAAATTGCAGTCGACTTTTg ATCGATTCTAAAATTACTCTTGGCCTTGGTGGTGTACTTTTGGTATTGGCCTCTGTTGTTTGTTCTGTCGGTTTATTTGGTTTTGTTGGCATTCCGGCTACGCTCATTATTATTGAAGTCATACCATTCCTTGTCCTTGCTGTTGGAGTAGACAATATTTTCATACTTGTCCAAACACATCAAAGGGAAAGCCGTCGTCCTAATGAATCAATACCTGAACATATCGGTCGTATTCTCGGCCAAGTGGGACCAAGCATGTTACTTACCAGTGTGTCAGAAAGTTGTTGTTTCTTCCTTG GTGGATTATCTGATATGCCTGCCGTTAAAGCTTTTGCTCTATATGCCGGTATGGCATTATTGGTAGATTTTGTGCTACAAGTAACCTGTTTTGTTAGCTTATTAGCACTGGATACTGTTCGTCAAGCA aacAATAAACTTGATGTATGTTGTTTTATTCGTGGATCGAAGAAAGACGACGGGGAGGAAGTAGTAAACGGAATTTTGTATAAACTTTTCAAAGTTGTGTATGTTCCACTATTGTTGAAAAAATGGGTGCGTGCATTTGTTATGATAGTATTTTTTGGATGGATTTGTTCAAGCATTGCGGTTGTTCCGCACATTGAAATTGGTCTAGATCAGGAACTTTCTATGCCTGAAGATAGTTTCgtcttgaaatatttcaaa TTTTTAAATAGTTACTTATCTATTGGACCACCAATGTACTTTGTTGTAAAAGaaggattaaattattctaACAAAGATATACAGAATCTTGTATGTGGCGGTCAATATTGTAATAACGATTCGGTATCGACTCAAATATTTATAGCATCAAAACAATCAAATAG GACATACATAGCAAAACCTGCATCATCATGGCTAGATGATTATATCGACTGGTCTCAATTGTCGATGTGTTGcaaatattttgtttcaaatGATTCTTTCTGTCCGCATACAG gaTCTAGTAAATATTGCTCTTCGTGTAATATCACCACAAATAATATTGGAAGACCTATACCAACAGACTTTGAACGATATGTATCATTTTTCTTGCAAGATAATCCTGATGAAATGTGCGCTAAAGCAGGTCATGCTGCTTATGGTCACGGTGTTAACTATGTTACTGACCTTGAAACAGGCCTGTCGAAAGTCGGGGCGTCCTATTTTATGGCTTACCATACTATATTAAAAACATCCGCCGATTATTACGAATCGATGAGAGCTGCAAGAGCTATATCAGCAAATATAACAGAGACGATTAACAACTATTTAAGAAGTATCGGTGACAGTTCAACCGTTGAGGTGTTTCCATACAGcatattttatgttttttacGAGCAGTACTTAACAATGTGGCCGgacacgttatatagtataggGATATCCTTATTTGCTATCTTCGTGGTAACTTTCCTTTTGATGGGTTTGGACATATTTTCCTCTGTTATTGTTGTAATTACCATTATGATGATTGTCGTTAATATTGGTGGTTTAATGTATTGGTGGCACATAACATTAAATGCAGTATCCCTCGTTAATCTTGTTATG GCTGTTGGAATTGCCGTTGAATTTTGCAGTCATTTAGTACACTCCTTCTCAGTATCAGTAAAAACAACACGTGTTGAAAGGGTTGCTGATGCATTGACGAATATGGGAAGTTCAATTTTTAGCGGTATCACTCTTACAAAGTTTGGTGGAATTATAGTACTCGGTTTTGCTAGAAGCCAAATCTTTAAG GTATTCTACTTCAGAATGTACCTGGGTATTGTGTTGTTTGGGGCTGCACATGGTCTAATATTCCTGCCAGTATTATTAAGTTACATTG GCGTGATGTCGCGCCGAGGGCGTAGAAAAGCCCACGAATGTGCCAGCAGGGCTAGAAACGAATCTAGGAGTCAAGTGTGTGGGCCTGACTCTCCTTTACTCCAAAATGACAACAATCAGTACCCAACCACTTCCTACGCCAGTGTGAACTCCATAGAGCAGTTACATCAAGTGACTTTTTAG